One window from the genome of Alphaproteobacteria bacterium encodes:
- a CDS encoding 2-dehydropantoate 2-reductase, with the protein MKIAVVGAGAMGGSYGGLLAKAGHEVTLIDIWEEHVAAINAKGLRIDGAFGEHVVEVPARTAPEDNQTADMVIVFTDTNNTEDGAKTAAGLLGNDGFAITFQNGIGNVETLQRVIGPERVLAGSSMCSAARHGPGHVDLTHQRYTSVGEIDGSNSERALAVVAALEGAGFNAKTVPDVMATIWEKFVVNCGFNAIAATTGLRSGEISQVPETAAFQHKVLDEVMAVVNAKGITLPNPHIAKQILVGAGKSFNKPSMLQHVEAGRKTEIDAINGALLSEGEALGVPTPANEALVALLKGRELAQMRAVNEPDLDYNAWQARLEAEAS; encoded by the coding sequence ATGAAGATCGCGGTTGTGGGAGCGGGAGCCATGGGCGGTTCCTATGGCGGGCTGCTGGCCAAGGCAGGCCATGAGGTGACGCTGATCGATATCTGGGAGGAGCATGTGGCTGCGATCAACGCCAAGGGCCTGCGCATCGATGGCGCCTTTGGCGAGCATGTCGTCGAGGTGCCGGCGCGCACCGCGCCCGAGGACAACCAGACCGCCGATATGGTCATCGTCTTCACTGATACCAACAACACGGAAGACGGCGCCAAGACCGCCGCCGGGCTACTCGGCAATGACGGCTTCGCGATCACCTTCCAGAACGGCATCGGCAATGTCGAGACCCTGCAGCGCGTGATCGGACCAGAGCGGGTGCTAGCAGGCTCCAGTATGTGCAGCGCGGCGCGCCACGGCCCAGGCCATGTCGATCTCACCCATCAGCGCTACACCTCGGTCGGTGAGATCGACGGCAGCAACAGCGAGCGGGCACTGGCCGTCGTCGCAGCGCTGGAGGGCGCTGGTTTCAATGCCAAGACGGTACCCGACGTGATGGCGACCATCTGGGAGAAGTTCGTGGTTAATTGCGGCTTCAACGCCATCGCCGCCACCACCGGTCTACGCTCCGGCGAGATCAGCCAGGTGCCCGAGACCGCAGCCTTTCAGCACAAAGTGCTGGACGAGGTAATGGCGGTAGTCAATGCCAAAGGGATCACGCTGCCCAACCCGCACATCGCCAAGCAGATTCTGGTGGGTGCTGGCAAGTCCTTCAACAAGCCCTCTATGCTGCAGCACGTCGAGGCGGGGCGCAAGACCGAGATCGACGCCATAAACGGCGCGCTGTTGAGCGAAGGCGAGGCATTGGGCGTGCCTACCCCTGCCAACGAGGCCCTGGTGGCCTTGCTCAAAGGGCGCGAGCTGGCCCAGATGCGCGCCGTCAACGAGCCCGATCTCGACTACAATGCCTGGCAGGCGCGCCTGGAGGCGGAAGCGAGCTAA
- a CDS encoding CoA transferase: MADKKELTGPLHGFRVLDLTTMVSGPIATMMLADQGADVIKIEPPAGELMRRVGIDNRGMTSSFLSCNRSKRSLSVDVKTEDGLAVLKKLVATADVLVQNFRPGAIQRMGLGEDVVREIRPDIIYVSISGFGEDGPYAQQRVYDPVIQALSGLAEIQADHGTGEPRMVRTIIPDKTTSVTAAQAITAALLARERGGGGQHVRLAMLDTMVAYLWPEAMSALNFVGNEGDPKRSQMGLDLVFKTLDGYVTAGAVTDREWAGMCRAIKREELIEDERFISPAARFANITDRRRIMSEEIAKWQMKEILARFVAEQVPCAPILSREALLDNEQVQRNAIIEIHEDAVLGQVRQPRPAARFETTPAQVRAMAPFLGASNDELLSELGYAEDEIARLHETGVLQHSPPRERAPK, encoded by the coding sequence ATGGCTGATAAAAAAGAATTAACGGGCCCGCTGCACGGCTTTCGCGTGCTTGACCTGACGACCATGGTCTCAGGGCCAATCGCGACCATGATGCTGGCCGACCAGGGCGCCGACGTGATCAAGATCGAGCCGCCAGCAGGCGAGCTGATGCGCCGCGTCGGCATCGACAACCGCGGCATGACCTCGTCGTTCCTGTCGTGCAACCGCTCCAAGCGCTCGCTCTCTGTCGACGTCAAAACCGAAGATGGTCTTGCTGTACTCAAGAAGCTCGTCGCCACCGCCGACGTGTTGGTGCAGAACTTTCGGCCGGGTGCCATCCAGCGCATGGGCCTCGGCGAAGATGTGGTGCGCGAGATACGCCCGGACATCATCTACGTCTCGATCTCGGGCTTTGGTGAGGACGGACCCTATGCTCAGCAGCGCGTGTACGATCCGGTCATTCAGGCGCTTTCGGGACTGGCCGAGATCCAGGCCGACCATGGCACTGGCGAGCCACGTATGGTGCGCACCATCATCCCCGACAAGACCACGTCGGTGACCGCGGCTCAGGCGATTACCGCGGCGTTGCTGGCGCGCGAGCGTGGCGGCGGCGGCCAGCATGTGCGCCTCGCCATGCTCGACACTATGGTTGCCTATCTCTGGCCAGAGGCCATGTCAGCGCTTAACTTCGTCGGTAACGAGGGTGATCCGAAGCGCAGTCAGATGGGTCTCGACTTGGTCTTCAAGACACTGGACGGCTACGTTACCGCTGGGGCCGTGACGGACCGCGAATGGGCCGGCATGTGCCGCGCCATAAAGCGCGAGGAGTTGATTGAGGATGAGCGCTTCATCAGCCCCGCCGCGCGCTTTGCCAACATCACCGATCGTCGGCGTATCATGAGCGAGGAAATTGCTAAGTGGCAGATGAAAGAGATCCTCGCCCGCTTCGTTGCTGAGCAAGTGCCGTGTGCGCCGATCCTCAGCCGTGAAGCGCTGCTAGACAACGAGCAGGTACAGCGCAACGCGATTATCGAGATCCATGAGGACGCCGTGCTCGGCCAGGTGCGCCAACCGCGTCCCGCCGCACGCTTCGAGACCACGCCGGCGCAGGTGCGGGCCATGGCACCTTTTCTCGGCGCCAGCAATGACGAGCTCCTGAGCGAGCTCGGCTATGCGGAAGACGAGATCGCCCGCCTGCACGAGACGGGCGTTCTCCAGCACAGCCCACCGCGCGAGAGAGCCCCAAAATGA
- a CDS encoding glutathione S-transferase family protein — protein sequence MTKKVDVWGAGTTRSMRVVWTLLEFGLPFTHHAIGSRTGETLTNAYKALNPKQKIPTFRHGDLVLSESVAIAQYISEAFPVPAGFLVPDDAAGRAKLNEWCSFAAMELDAHSLYLVRRHQYLSHIYGEAPVAVASALEYCEKQLSAMAPRIAVAAPYVLGAGLSVADVVLMTCVDWAILYGAKVPGPYLAYRERVAERPAFRQALAQNFPDFVIEDGRIVGEKAK from the coding sequence ATGACGAAAAAGGTAGATGTCTGGGGGGCGGGCACCACGCGTAGCATGCGGGTGGTCTGGACGTTGTTGGAATTTGGCCTGCCGTTCACCCACCACGCTATCGGCTCGCGGACGGGCGAAACTCTGACAAATGCCTATAAAGCATTGAATCCAAAACAGAAAATTCCAACCTTTCGGCACGGTGATCTGGTCCTGAGCGAAAGCGTCGCCATCGCCCAATATATCAGCGAGGCTTTTCCAGTGCCGGCCGGGTTCCTTGTTCCGGACGATGCCGCGGGCCGGGCGAAACTCAACGAATGGTGTTCCTTCGCTGCCATGGAGCTTGACGCCCATTCGCTCTATCTCGTGCGCCGCCACCAATACCTTTCGCACATCTATGGCGAGGCGCCCGTGGCCGTCGCCTCGGCGCTCGAATATTGCGAAAAGCAGCTTTCCGCCATGGCGCCGCGCATCGCTGTCGCCGCACCCTATGTGCTTGGCGCGGGTTTGTCCGTCGCCGACGTGGTCTTGATGACCTGCGTTGACTGGGCGATTCTCTATGGCGCAAAGGTACCAGGGCCTTATCTCGCCTATCGCGAGCGCGTTGCCGAGCGCCCCGCGTTTCGCCAGGCGCTGGCGCAGAACTTCCCTGATTTTGTGATAGAGGACGGGCGTATCGTTGGCGAGAAAGCGAAGTAA
- a CDS encoding heme-binding protein: MSLTLEQCRTIIAAALAKGAEQGFNSLAVAVLDAGGHLKAFERQDGTSNLRPQIAHGKAFGALGMGLGSRALFERAQQQPYFVQAINALAGGALVPVPGGVLVKDASGATLGAVGVTGDTSDNDEICAVAGIKGAGLLAETG; encoded by the coding sequence ATGAGCCTGACGCTCGAGCAATGTCGCACTATCATCGCTGCCGCGCTGGCTAAGGGCGCGGAACAGGGTTTTAACTCGCTGGCGGTAGCGGTGCTCGATGCGGGCGGTCACCTCAAGGCCTTCGAGCGCCAGGATGGCACCAGCAATCTCAGGCCGCAAATCGCCCACGGCAAGGCTTTTGGGGCGCTCGGCATGGGTTTAGGCTCCCGCGCCCTGTTCGAGCGTGCACAACAGCAGCCCTATTTCGTCCAGGCCATCAATGCGCTTGCCGGCGGTGCCCTGGTACCGGTCCCCGGCGGCGTGCTGGTCAAAGACGCAAGTGGCGCCACTCTTGGCGCTGTCGGCGTCACCGGCGACACTTCCGACAACGACGAGATTTGTGCCGTCGCGGGAATCAAAGGGGCAGGACTGTTGGCGGAGACGGGGTGA
- a CDS encoding aminotransferase class IV yields MSQETDYAAGIAFTAGDYVPIADARISMLDWGFLRSDANQDTVTVWNGAFFRLDDHLARFARNIAKLRMTGPYTPEERREIVVECVRRTGLREAYVQMIMTRGRPPVGSRDLRLAENRFHVFCIPYVWIAPPEKKCEGLHLHVSERVRVPPESVDPTLKHYHWLEFEMGLFEAYDIGADTVVLSDGRDNVTEGPGFNVFAVSGGALVTPERGVLDGMTRRTVFELCDEIGVAYACEPVTAAALRRADEVFLTTSGGGLIPITRIDDQTIGNGHPGILTMRIDELYWSKREAGWLATPVDYPS; encoded by the coding sequence ATGAGCCAAGAGACCGACTATGCCGCCGGCATCGCCTTTACGGCTGGCGACTACGTGCCGATCGCTGACGCCCGCATCTCCATGCTCGACTGGGGTTTCCTGCGCTCGGATGCCAACCAGGACACCGTGACAGTGTGGAACGGCGCCTTCTTCCGCCTCGACGACCATCTGGCGCGCTTCGCCCGCAATATCGCAAAATTGCGTATGACCGGGCCCTATACGCCGGAAGAACGCCGCGAGATCGTCGTCGAGTGCGTGCGCAGGACGGGCTTGCGCGAGGCCTATGTGCAGATGATCATGACCCGCGGCCGCCCGCCCGTCGGCTCGCGTGACCTGCGTCTGGCCGAGAACCGCTTCCACGTCTTCTGCATCCCCTATGTCTGGATCGCGCCTCCGGAAAAGAAGTGCGAGGGCCTGCATCTGCACGTGAGCGAACGGGTGCGGGTGCCGCCCGAATCGGTTGACCCCACGCTCAAGCACTATCACTGGCTGGAGTTCGAGATGGGTCTGTTCGAGGCCTACGACATTGGCGCCGACACGGTGGTCTTAAGCGACGGTCGCGACAACGTCACCGAAGGCCCAGGCTTCAACGTCTTCGCGGTGAGCGGTGGCGCGCTTGTGACCCCCGAGCGCGGCGTGCTCGACGGTATGACCCGGCGCACGGTGTTCGAGCTCTGCGACGAGATCGGTGTCGCTTACGCCTGCGAGCCTGTTACCGCCGCGGCGTTGCGCCGGGCCGACGAGGTTTTTCTGACGACCTCCGGCGGCGGTCTGATCCCGATCACCCGCATCGATGACCAGACGATAGGTAACGGCCATCCGGGCATTCTGACAATGCGTATCGACGAGCTCTACTGGTCAAAACGCGAAGCGGGCTGGCTTGCTACGCCGGTCGACTACCCAAGCTGA
- a CDS encoding TraR/DksA C4-type zinc finger protein, whose translation MDDDRPDLDLAAIHTTLEVELAEITIASEAAAGERKPVTLDQQSVGRLSRMDALQVQAMANAVEGRRQGREARIKAALKRLDEGEYGTCITCGDDIPAERLELDATTARCVGCSA comes from the coding sequence ATGGACGACGACCGCCCCGACCTCGACCTCGCCGCCATCCACACCACGCTTGAAGTCGAGCTGGCGGAGATCACCATAGCGAGCGAAGCGGCGGCGGGCGAGCGGAAACCAGTCACCCTCGACCAGCAGAGCGTCGGCCGACTTTCACGCATGGACGCGCTGCAGGTCCAGGCCATGGCCAACGCCGTCGAAGGCCGCCGCCAGGGCCGCGAAGCCCGCATTAAGGCCGCCCTCAAGCGGCTGGACGAGGGCGAATACGGCACCTGCATCACGTGCGGCGACGACATTCCTGCCGAGCGGCTCGAGTTGGACGCGACGACTGCGAGATGTGTGGGGTGTAGCGCGTAA
- a CDS encoding FAD-linked oxidase C-terminal domain-containing protein produces the protein MSQPATASRLDPECPLLDELKVQLGERLTTSAGVRELHGRDESFHKPVSPDAVAFARSTDEVSEIVKACAKYKVPVIPYGTGTSLEGHVAALQGGVSLDVSQMDAILKVNTEDLDCTVEAGVTRKTLNRHLRDTGLFFPVDPGADASLGGMAATRASGTNAVRYGTMRENTLALTVVLADGRVIRTSRRSRKSAAGYDLTRLFVGSEGTLGVITEASLRLYGIPEAMSAAVCCFPTIKDAVDAVILTIQSGIPVARIELIDELSVKAINAFSKTDFPVGYTVFYEFHGTEASAREQAEGAQAIASEFGAGDFHWETRTEERNKLWQARHDALYAMISACPGTKPVATDVCVPISRLADCIAETEADNTTASFPAPIAGHVGDGNFHVAYMIEPDNQAQIDEANTLHDRLVTRALAMDGTCTGEHGIGYGKIDYLNIELGEAVAVMRAIKQALDPDNIMNPGKIVRV, from the coding sequence ATGAGCCAGCCTGCCACCGCCAGCCGTCTTGATCCCGAATGCCCGCTGCTCGACGAGCTTAAGGTGCAACTCGGTGAGCGCCTGACCACTTCGGCGGGCGTGCGCGAGTTGCACGGGCGCGACGAGAGCTTCCATAAGCCCGTGAGCCCAGACGCGGTGGCCTTTGCGCGCTCGACGGATGAGGTCAGCGAGATTGTTAAGGCCTGTGCCAAGTACAAGGTACCGGTCATCCCCTACGGTACCGGCACCTCGCTCGAAGGGCACGTGGCTGCGCTGCAGGGTGGCGTCTCGCTCGATGTCAGCCAGATGGATGCTATCCTCAAGGTCAACACCGAAGATCTCGACTGCACGGTTGAGGCCGGCGTGACGCGCAAGACCCTCAACAGACATCTGCGCGACACGGGCCTGTTCTTTCCCGTCGATCCCGGTGCTGATGCCTCGCTGGGCGGCATGGCGGCGACGCGGGCAAGCGGCACCAACGCGGTGCGCTACGGCACCATGCGCGAGAACACACTGGCGCTGACCGTGGTGCTGGCCGACGGTCGCGTGATCCGCACCTCGCGGCGCAGCCGCAAGTCGGCGGCGGGCTATGATCTGACGCGGCTGTTCGTCGGCTCCGAAGGTACGCTCGGCGTGATTACCGAGGCGAGCCTGCGGCTCTATGGCATCCCGGAAGCGATGAGCGCGGCCGTCTGCTGCTTCCCCACCATCAAGGATGCGGTGGATGCGGTGATCCTGACCATACAATCGGGCATCCCCGTGGCGCGCATCGAGCTCATCGACGAGCTCTCGGTGAAGGCTATTAATGCCTTCTCCAAGACCGATTTTCCGGTCGGCTACACGGTGTTCTACGAATTTCACGGCACGGAAGCCTCAGCGCGGGAGCAGGCCGAGGGCGCCCAAGCCATCGCCAGCGAGTTTGGTGCCGGCGACTTCCATTGGGAGACCCGCACGGAGGAGCGCAACAAACTCTGGCAAGCACGCCACGACGCGCTCTACGCCATGATCTCGGCCTGCCCCGGCACCAAACCCGTAGCGACCGATGTCTGTGTGCCCATCTCGCGCCTTGCCGACTGCATCGCCGAGACCGAAGCTGACAACACCACCGCCTCCTTTCCGGCCCCCATCGCGGGGCATGTTGGCGATGGTAACTTCCATGTCGCCTACATGATCGAGCCCGATAATCAAGCGCAGATCGACGAGGCAAACACCCTGCACGATCGCCTCGTCACGCGGGCACTCGCTATGGATGGCACTTGCACCGGTGAGCACGGCATCGGTTATGGGAAGATCGATTACCTCAACATCGAACTCGGCGAAGCCGTCGCTGTGATGCGCGCCATCAAGCAGGCGCTAGACCCCGATAACATCATGAACCCAGGCAAGATCGTTCGGGTCTGA
- a CDS encoding acetolactate synthase large subunit, with amino-acid sequence MNGAEALVRTLLAGGVEVCFTNPGTSEMHFVAALDRIAEMRCVLGLAEGVVAGAADGYARMAGKPAATLLHLGPGLGNALANLHNAGKARSPVVNIVGEHATYHIQYNTPLTSDIAGIARPVSAWVGTATDAATIGEEGMAAIAAARAAPGQVATLILPADAAWGDGGVVGTLPEIVAPEAVAEDAIEQAAAMLREPGALLLLGADTLFAEPLDLAGDIAAATGCGLLAEGMNKRLQRGAGRVAIDRIPYPVDQALKLLAPYRRIIMVGARHPAAFFAYPDTPSLVTPLGCEVFALADAEQDCRGALHMLAEALEVTPDAAARQEPARPDTPTGAISPESIAQAIAALLPEQAIVVDESVTTGRHFLPATAGAPPHDWLQNRGGAIGLGLPMATGAAIACPDRKVVCLESDGCAMYNLPALWTQAREGCDVTTLIFSNRAYNILKGELAKVGAGNHPGPRANDMLTLDRPDLGWTQLAVGMGVEAERVDDAETLSGALARGLASDKPYLIEVVL; translated from the coding sequence ATGAACGGAGCCGAGGCGCTGGTGCGTACGCTGTTGGCCGGCGGTGTGGAGGTGTGCTTTACCAATCCGGGCACGTCCGAAATGCATTTCGTGGCGGCGCTCGACCGCATCGCCGAGATGCGCTGCGTGCTGGGATTGGCTGAAGGCGTGGTCGCGGGTGCGGCTGATGGCTATGCTCGCATGGCTGGCAAGCCTGCGGCGACGCTGTTGCATCTCGGCCCCGGCCTTGGCAACGCGCTGGCCAACCTGCACAACGCTGGCAAGGCTCGCTCGCCGGTGGTCAATATTGTTGGCGAGCACGCCACCTATCACATCCAGTACAACACGCCGCTGACTTCCGACATTGCTGGCATCGCGCGGCCTGTCTCCGCCTGGGTCGGTACGGCGACGGATGCGGCGACAATCGGCGAAGAGGGCATGGCTGCGATCGCCGCGGCGCGGGCGGCGCCTGGCCAGGTGGCGACCCTGATCCTGCCGGCCGACGCCGCCTGGGGTGACGGTGGCGTGGTCGGCACATTGCCTGAGATCGTCGCGCCCGAGGCCGTAGCGGAAGACGCGATCGAGCAAGCTGCGGCGATGCTGCGTGAGCCCGGTGCGCTTTTGCTGCTTGGCGCCGATACGCTGTTTGCCGAGCCTTTGGACTTGGCCGGCGATATTGCCGCCGCGACCGGCTGTGGCCTGCTTGCGGAGGGCATGAACAAGCGTCTGCAACGGGGCGCCGGGCGCGTTGCGATCGACCGTATCCCCTATCCTGTCGACCAGGCACTAAAACTGCTTGCTCCGTACCGGCGCATCATCATGGTTGGTGCGCGGCATCCGGCCGCCTTCTTTGCCTATCCTGACACGCCGAGCCTGGTCACACCGCTGGGCTGTGAGGTGTTCGCGCTGGCCGACGCCGAGCAGGACTGCCGGGGTGCTTTGCACATGCTGGCTGAAGCGCTCGAGGTGACGCCGGACGCCGCAGCTCGGCAAGAGCCCGCCCGGCCGGACACACCGACGGGCGCCATCAGCCCCGAGAGCATCGCCCAAGCCATTGCCGCGTTGTTGCCCGAGCAGGCGATCGTGGTCGACGAAAGCGTTACCACGGGCCGGCACTTTCTCCCCGCCACCGCCGGCGCGCCGCCACATGACTGGCTGCAGAACCGTGGCGGTGCCATCGGGCTCGGCCTACCCATGGCGACGGGCGCGGCGATCGCCTGCCCGGACCGTAAGGTCGTCTGCCTCGAAAGCGACGGCTGCGCCATGTACAACCTGCCGGCGCTCTGGACCCAGGCTCGCGAGGGCTGTGACGTGACCACGCTAATCTTCTCCAATCGCGCCTATAACATCCTCAAGGGCGAACTCGCCAAGGTTGGCGCCGGCAACCACCCAGGGCCGCGGGCCAACGACATGCTGACACTGGACCGCCCCGATCTAGGCTGGACCCAGCTCGCCGTCGGCATGGGTGTCGAGGCGGAACGCGTCGACGATGCCGAGACTCTGAGCGGCGCCCTAGCGCGGGGCTTGGCCAGCGATAAGCCGTATCTGATCGAAGTGGTTTTGTAG
- a CDS encoding DMT family transporter, with product MSHPAASRRILGVLPTTALAALWMSGTVASFMAMAISVRELSDTLHTFEILTLRSIIGLIVVYLVVTLSRDSTLQSRQPRWQLRRNLLHFFGQAGWTYGLGVLPLAMVFTLEFTVPAWTALLAVLFLGERFSRNRGVSVAGGIIGVLVILRPDTAIPDAAALVVLGAAVAYAGAHTMTKQLTRTDGALAILFWMSAIQLPLGLGANAAFGTWVMPTMGDLPWVFMVGLAALSAHFCMTRALRLADATIVMPLDFIRLPLIVLVGWAFYGEALRLEVVIGASVIIVSLLYALRCER from the coding sequence GTGAGCCATCCGGCGGCATCGCGGCGAATTCTGGGGGTCTTGCCTACAACGGCGCTTGCAGCGCTGTGGATGAGCGGCACCGTGGCCAGCTTCATGGCCATGGCCATTTCCGTGCGCGAACTCTCTGACACGCTGCATACGTTCGAAATCCTTACACTACGCAGCATTATCGGGCTGATCGTAGTGTATCTCGTCGTAACTCTCAGCCGCGATAGCACGCTGCAAAGCCGTCAGCCGCGCTGGCAACTACGCCGTAACCTGCTGCATTTCTTCGGCCAGGCAGGCTGGACCTACGGTCTCGGCGTGCTACCGCTGGCCATGGTGTTCACATTGGAGTTCACGGTGCCGGCCTGGACCGCGTTGCTGGCGGTGCTGTTTCTCGGCGAACGCTTCAGCCGCAACCGCGGCGTATCGGTGGCCGGCGGCATTATTGGCGTGCTTGTCATCCTGCGCCCCGACACCGCCATACCCGACGCTGCGGCACTGGTCGTGCTCGGCGCGGCGGTAGCCTATGCCGGCGCCCACACCATGACCAAGCAGCTGACCCGCACTGACGGCGCTCTCGCCATCCTGTTCTGGATGTCGGCGATCCAGCTGCCGCTCGGTCTCGGTGCCAATGCCGCGTTCGGCACCTGGGTCATGCCGACAATGGGCGATCTACCCTGGGTATTTATGGTCGGCCTGGCAGCGCTCAGCGCACATTTTTGCATGACCCGAGCGCTGAGGCTGGCCGATGCCACCATCGTCATGCCCCTCGACTTCATCCGTCTACCGTTGATTGTTCTGGTGGGCTGGGCCTTCTACGGCGAAGCGCTGCGCCTGGAGGTGGTTATTGGCGCCAGCGTCATCATCGTTAGTCTGCTCTACGCGCTACGCTGCGAGCGCTGA
- a CDS encoding EthD domain-containing protein, with protein sequence MIKLAFCLRRLPHLSVEEFQRTWREDHAPLVRQNQKALGILRYVQLHTDHGALTEGLTASRGCEQAYDGIAELWYESREAVATLHESPEARAAGKALYEDECRFIDLANSAIWVGEEHEVIASG encoded by the coding sequence ATGATCAAGCTTGCTTTTTGTCTGCGGCGTCTGCCCCATCTTAGCGTCGAGGAATTCCAGCGCACCTGGCGCGAGGATCATGCGCCGCTGGTGCGCCAGAACCAGAAGGCGCTCGGCATTCTGCGCTACGTCCAACTCCACACCGACCATGGTGCACTGACCGAGGGGCTGACCGCCTCGCGCGGCTGCGAGCAAGCCTATGACGGCATCGCCGAGCTCTGGTATGAAAGTCGCGAGGCCGTCGCTACGCTGCATGAAAGCCCGGAGGCTCGTGCCGCAGGTAAGGCCCTCTACGAGGATGAATGTCGCTTTATCGATCTTGCCAACTCGGCTATCTGGGTCGGCGAGGAGCACGAGGTGATAGCGAGTGGATAG
- a CDS encoding monovalent cation:proton antiporter-2 (CPA2) family protein, which yields MHAETLNLRDVIVFLVAAGVVVPFIQRLRVSPVLGFLFVGVVIGPYGLARFEETVPWFSYATISDRDGVNALAELGVVFLLFMIGLELSFERLWSLRHAVFGLGGAQVAVTGVAIGGIAYLFDNPLATAVVLGACFALSSTAIVMQLLAEKRRLGTPVGRTSFAILLFQDLAVVPILFMVSLFATQAEGPVIVAFATALSQAVVTVVAILLIGRVVVRPLFQFVGSTASRELFVATVLLVIIGTAITANAAGLSMALGAFLAGLMFSETEYRHEITVDIQPFRGLLLGLFFVSVGMGIDMAEVAVRPWWLASSVVGLFMVKGVILYVLARFSGHSPSVSLETSVLLGQGGEFAFVVLGMAAAVGLMPRDVAQFMLIVTGLTMIATPLAARIARQLALVLERLEAQRGETDPDPHGTLSGHVVVVGYGRVGRLLGTILDEQEVPHIAIDSDASLVTRFRGQGANIYFGDANRPELLRHLGIKQAAALVVTMDDAELAEHVVEVARRAWPQLPIYCRARDPDHAARLLRHGATRVIPEVMETTLQLVEAVLESAGIPEDAARQLVEARREELHSMLELSDEEEK from the coding sequence ATGCACGCCGAGACCCTCAACTTGCGCGACGTCATCGTCTTTCTGGTCGCCGCCGGGGTGGTGGTGCCGTTTATTCAACGCCTCAGAGTTAGCCCCGTACTCGGCTTCTTGTTCGTCGGCGTCGTCATCGGACCCTACGGGCTCGCGCGCTTTGAGGAGACCGTGCCCTGGTTCTCCTACGCTACGATCAGCGACCGCGACGGCGTGAACGCGTTGGCCGAGCTTGGCGTCGTTTTCCTGCTGTTCATGATCGGCCTCGAGCTCTCCTTCGAGCGACTCTGGAGCCTGCGCCATGCTGTCTTCGGCCTCGGCGGCGCCCAGGTCGCGGTCACCGGCGTCGCCATCGGCGGCATCGCTTATTTGTTCGATAATCCCCTGGCGACCGCGGTGGTGCTCGGCGCCTGCTTCGCGCTTTCGTCCACCGCCATCGTCATGCAGCTGCTGGCCGAGAAGCGCCGCCTAGGCACACCGGTCGGGCGCACCAGCTTCGCCATCCTCTTGTTCCAAGACCTCGCGGTGGTGCCGATCCTGTTCATGGTGAGCCTGTTCGCGACGCAGGCCGAGGGCCCGGTCATCGTCGCCTTCGCAACCGCACTCAGCCAAGCGGTGGTCACGGTCGTTGCGATTCTGCTGATCGGGCGCGTGGTGGTCCGCCCGCTTTTCCAATTCGTCGGCAGCACGGCGAGCCGCGAACTTTTCGTCGCCACGGTGCTGCTGGTGATTATCGGCACCGCCATCACCGCCAACGCGGCGGGTCTGTCGATGGCGCTCGGCGCTTTCCTCGCCGGGCTGATGTTCTCCGAGACCGAGTACCGCCACGAGATCACCGTCGACATCCAACCCTTCCGCGGCCTGCTGCTGGGGCTCTTTTTCGTCTCTGTCGGCATGGGCATCGACATGGCAGAGGTGGCGGTGCGGCCCTGGTGGCTGGCCTCCTCGGTGGTCGGGCTGTTCATGGTCAAGGGCGTGATCCTCTACGTGCTGGCGCGCTTCTCTGGCCACTCGCCCTCGGTTTCGCTGGAGACCAGCGTGCTACTCGGCCAGGGTGGCGAGTTCGCCTTCGTGGTGCTCGGCATGGCCGCAGCCGTCGGCCTAATGCCGCGCGACGTGGCCCAGTTCATGCTCATCGTCACGGGCCTGACCATGATAGCAACACCGCTTGCAGCCCGCATCGCGCGGCAACTGGCGCTAGTGCTCGAGCGACTCGAGGCGCAGCGCGGCGAAACCGATCCCGATCCGCACGGCACCCTCAGCGGTCATGTGGTGGTGGTAGGCTACGGCCGCGTCGGCCGGCTGCTCGGCACCATCCTCGACGAGCAGGAGGTGCCCCATATCGCCATCGACAGCGATGCGTCACTAGTTACGCGCTTCCGCGGCCAGGGCGCCAACATCTATTTCGGCGACGCCAACCGCCCGGAGCTGTTGCGCCACCTCGGCATCAAGCAGGCCGCAGCCCTGGTCGTGACCATGGACGATGCTGAGCTTGCCGAGCATGTGGTTGAGGTAGCACGGCGCGCCTGGCCGCAGCTGCCCATTTATTGCCGCGCCCGCGACCCGGACCATGCGGCGCGGCTGTTGCGCCACGGCGCCACACGGGTGATACCGGAGGTCATGGAGACAACGTTGCAACTCGTCGAGGCCGTGCTTGAGAGCGCCGGCATCCCCGAGGATGCTGCGCGCCAGCTCGTCGAAGCGCGCCGCGAGGAACTGCACTCGATGCTTGAGCTCAGCGACGAGGAGGAGAAGTAG